The window CCCGAGCGCGTGAACGGCCAGCGCGACGTGGTCAAGAACGAGCGGAGGCAGAGTTACGAGAACCAGCCGTACGGCCTTGCGAGCATCGTCCTCGACGAGATGCTGTTTCCCAAAGCGCATCCGTATCACTGGCCCACGATCGGGTACATGGACGATCTGACGGCGGCGAGCCACGAAGACGTGGTGGACTTCTTCCAGAAGTATTACCCGCCGAACAACGCGAGCCTCGTGCTTGCCGGCGATATCGATGCCGCGCGGGCGAGGGCGTTCGCGGAAAAGTGGTTCGGCGAGATCAAGCCGCGCGATCCGGTGCCGCCGCTCGACGTGCCTCCCGCGTTCCTGACCTCCATCCAGAAGCGCACCCTGACCGATCGCGTCCAGCTGCCGCGGCTGTATCTCGCGTGGGTGACGCCGGCGCAGTACCGCCCCGGCGACGCCGCGCTGGACATCGTGAGCCAGGTCCTGGCGGGCGGCAAGAACTCGCGGCTGTATCGGCGCCTCGTGTACGACCTGCAGATCGCGCAGGACGTCACGGCGTTCCAGGCGTCGGCTGCGCTCGCCTCGACGTACCAGATCGTCGTCACCGCGAGGCTGGACCGCAAGGACGGCAGGACGGTCACGCCGCAGGCGGCCATCGAGGACGTGCATCGGATCATCGACGAGGAACTGGATCGGCTCCGCGCCGAACCGCCGGCCGAGCGTGAGATGGAGCGCGCGCTGAACCAGGTCGAGGCGTCGTTCCTCGACGGGATGGAGGCGGTCGGCGGCTTCGGCGGCAAGGCCGATCGGCTGAACGCGTACTACTTCGCCACCGGAAATCCCGATTATTTCAACGAGGATCTCGCGCGGTACCGCGCGCTGGCGCCGGGGGACATCCGCGCGGCCGTCACCAGGTTCCTTCCAAAGGAACGGCGCGTCGAGCTGACGGTGCTTCCGGAGACACAGAAATAGTCTCACGAGGAGATATGAGGACGCTCGCCATTGTTCTTTGCCTCATCCTGCCGGCGCCCGCGGCGGCGCAGCAGGCGGACCGATCCCGGCCGCCCGCGCTCGGCCCGGCGCCGCCGGTGACGCCGCCTGCGATCCAGAGGCGCGCGCTGTCGAACGGCCTGCGCGTGTGGATCGTGGAGCACCACGAAGTGCCTGTTGTGCAGGTCGATTTGATCGTGAGGAGCGGCAGCGCCGCGGACCCCTCGGGCAAGTTCGGCCTCGCAAGCCTGACCGCCGCGATGCTGGACGAAGGGGCCGGCGCGCGCGACGCGCTCCAGCTTGCCGACGCGATCGACCACCTGGGCGCGTCGCTGTCAGCGGGAATCTCCGTGGACGCGTCGAGCGTGAGACTGCATGTGCCGGTCGCACGGCTGAACGACGCCCTGCCGATCATGGCGGACGTCGCGCTCCGGCCGACGTTTCCGCAGCGCGAGCTGGACCGGCTGCGCAACGAGCGGCTGACGGACCTGCAGCAGGGTCGCGACGATCCCGGCGAGATCGTGCGCGCCGCGTTCCCGCTCGTGGTGTTCGGGCCGCAGCATCGGTACGGCACGGGCGGCGTCGGCACGACCGTCACGCTGAAGTCGTTCACCGCGGACGACCTGCGTGCCTTCCACGCGGCGCATTTCCGGCCCTCGAACGGGGTGCTCATCGTCGTGGGCGACGTCACGGCCGACGCCGTGCTGCCGCTGTTCGAGCAGGCGTTCGGCTCATGGGCGTCTGCGGGCGCCGCGTCGACGGCGGCCGCCGTGACCGCGCCGCCCCAGTTGCGCGCGCGCCGGGTGGTCATCGTGGACAAGCCGGAAAGCGCGCAGTCGCAGGTTCGCATCGGGTGGGTCGGGGCGCCGCGCTCGTCGCCGGACTTCTACATCCTCCAGGTGATGAACACGATCCTCGGCGGGTCCTTCACGTCGCGGCTGAACCAGAACCTGCGCGAGCAGCACGGCTACGCCTACGGCGCGGGTTCCGGGTTCGACATGCGGCGCGTGTCGGGTCTTTTCTTCGCGGGCGCCGGCGTCCAGACGGACAAGACCGCGGAGTCGCTGACCGAGTTCTTCAACGAGCTGAACGGGATGCTGAAGCCCATCCCGGCCGAAGAGGTCACGAAGGCGAAGAACTACCTGGCGCTCAGCTATCCGCGCGATTTCGAGACCACGCGGGACATCGCCGCGCAGCTCGCGACCTCGTTCGTGTACGACCTGCCGGAGGACTTCTTCAACACCTACGTGCAGAAGATCCAGGCGGTCACACCCGAACAGGTGCAGGCGGCGGCGAAGACATACGTGCAGCCCGGGAAGTTCGTGGTGGTCGTCGTCGGGGATCGCAAGGCGATCGAGGCGCCGGTGAAGGCGCTCAACCTCGGGCCGGTGACGTTCATGAGGGTGGAGGAGGCGCTCCGCTAGAGGTGAATAAGGGGGACAGTCACACTTTCCTGGGCCGTTGCTTCGGAAAGTGTGACTGTCCCCCTTATTCACCCCCGTGCGGTGCCGCCGCCGTACCAGACACCCACCGGGAAGAAGGGAGGAGAAACCTGAGGATTTGAGGATTGGGTGATTTGAGGATTGGGGGATGCGGCCAACAGGACGAGCGCGCAGACGATGGAGGCGGATTCTACAGGTAGAATCACCGTCTCCCGAGGTGATCGCCATGCGCAAGCTGATCGTTCCGTTCTGCTTCACCGCCATCCTCCTTCCAGTTCGTAGCCGGCAGCGACGTAGCGGTCATCGCGGGCACCTCTGGCATCCTCAGGATCGGCACGGCTGGCTTTGCCATCGGCCTCACAGCTGAAGGACTCCGGCGCATCAACCCGCGCACGAACGGCCCGCACCGCCTGCCCGGACTCGTTGGGCTGACGCTGAAATCCATCGACGGCAGCGAGCGGCCGGTCGCGCTGCCCCCGGGATCGAAGCTCATGACGATCGGCTTCTCCCCCGACGGGAGCCGGCTCGCCTTCGCGAACGTCCGCGAGCGCGGCATCGAGTTGTGGATCGCCGAAGTGAAGACTGCGCAGGCCAGAGCGGCGACCGCGCCGGCGCTGAACGCCGCGCTCGACACCCCCTGCGAGTGGCTGGACAGCAACACGGAACTGCTCTGCACGTTCGTGCCCGCCGGCCGGAGCGCCGAACCGGCGGAGCCGGCCGTTCCCGCCGGACCCAACGTGCAGGAACACTCGGGCAAGGCGGCGCCGGTGGCCACCTACGAAGACCTGAACAAGACGCCGCACGACGACGACCTGTTCGATCACTACGCGACGAGCCAGGTCGAGTTCGTGGACGCCATCACGGGCCGGCGCGTGCCGGTGGGCACGCCGGGTCTCGTGGACAGCTTTTCCGCCTCACCCGACGGCCGGTTCGTGCTCCTCGCCACGCTGCAGCGACCCTTCTCGCGGCTGCTGCCGGCGAGCGGCTATCCGAAGCACATCGTCATTCTCGACCGCGCCGGAAAGACCGTGCGCCAGCTCGCCGACCTCCCGGCCGCGGAGCACGTGCCGATCCTCGGCGTGCTGACCGGCCCGCGCGGGTACCGCTGGAACCGGGCGGAACCGGCGACGGCCGTCTGGATCGAAGCGCTCGACGAGGGAGACCCGCGCAATCAGGTCCCGTTCCGCGACCGCATCGTCGCGCTGAGGGCGCCGTTTACGGGTGAGCCGGCCGAGATGATGAAGACGGAGTACCGCTTCCGCCGCATCGCCTGGACTGAGAGGGGCGTCGCGATCGTCAGCGAGTACGACCGCCCGAAGCGGCGGACGCGCACGTGGCTGATTGACGCGCCGGGCGCGGAGGCGCGCAAGCTCTGGGACCGCAGCGACGAAGACCGCTACGGCGATCCGGGCCTGCCGCTGACGGTCACCGGCACCACCCCGTCCCCATTCGGCGGTGGCGGCGACGGCCTCGTGATGCAGCGCGGCGACTCGATCTTCCTGCGGGGTGACGGCGCGTCGAAAGACGGCGACCGCCCGTTCCTCGACCGGCTGGACCTGAAGACGCTCGCCACCGAGCGCATCCACCGCAGCGACGAGAAGAGCTACGAATACGTCGCCCACGTGCTGAGCGACGACGCGAAGACGCTCCTGACGCGATACGAGACGCGAACCAATCCGCCGAACTATCTCGTTCGCGACCTGCGCGCCGGCACCGCCCGGGCGCTCACGGCGTTCAAGGACCCGCACCCGCAGATCACCACCGCGCTCGCCAACCGCGAGTTCGTGACCTACGAGCGCAAGGACGGCGTGACGTTGTCCGGGACAATCTACCTGCCCACGAATTACCAGAAGAGCGCGCGCGTGCCGATGTACGTCTGGGCGTACCCGCGCGAGTTTGCGGACCCGGGCGCCGCCAGCCAGGTCGTCGGCTCGCCGAACCGCTTCACGGCGGTCAGCGGCGCGTCCCACCTGCTGATGCTCACACAGGGCTACGCGATCTTCGACGGGCCGACGATGCCGATCGTCGGGACGGGCGAAACGGCGAACGACACCTACGTCGATCAGCTCGTCGCGAGCGCGCAGGCGGCGGTGGACAAGGCGGTCGACATGGGGATCGCCGACCGCGACCGGATCGGGGTGGGCGGCCACAGCTATGGCGCGTTCATGACCGCGAACCTGCTCGCCCACTCCGATATCTTCCGCGCGGGCACCGCCCGCAGCGGCGCCTACAACCGCACGCTGACGCCGTTCGGCTTCCAGAACGAGCGGCGCACGTTCTGGGAAGTGCCGCAGGTGTACTCGAAGATGTCGCCGTTCTTCTACGCCGACAAGATCAACGAGCCGATCCTGCTCATTCACGGAGAGATCGACGACAACTCGGGGACGTTCCCGATCCAGTCCGAGCGCCTGTTCATGGCGCTCAAGGGCCACGGCGCGACGGTCCGGTACGTCACGCTGCCGTACGAGGCGCACGGCTACGCGGCGCGCGAATCGATTCTCCACACCGTGGCGGAGATGTTGAACTGGCTCGAGACGTACGTGAAGAACGGCGTCAAGGCAAAAGGAAAGAGCTAAAAGGCACAACGATGAACAAGACGATGACGTGGCTGGTGATCGGGCTGCTGACCGCGGTCAGCGCGGCAGCGCAGGAGAACAGGCCAAAGACGATCGCGGAGCGCACCGGAGGTCTCCAGAAGATTGACGGCTACATGCCGCTCTACTGGGACGCGAACGGCGGCCGCATGCTGATGGAGATCGCACGGTTCGATGCCGAGCTGCTCTACCAGCTGTCGCTGCCGGCCGGCGTGGGGTCGAACCCCATCGGCCTCGACCGCGGCCAACTCGGCGACAGCCACGTCGTGGTCTTCCAGCGCTTCGGGCCGAAGGTCCTGATGACGCAGCCGAACTACCGCTACCGGGCCATCAGCGACAGCGTGGCGGAACGGAAGGCAGTCGAGGACTCGTTCGCCAGG is drawn from Acidobacteriota bacterium and contains these coding sequences:
- a CDS encoding insulinase family protein, which translates into the protein MRRRYCGIALAVLLAPLAASAQPKLEVPYTQFTLANGLTVIVHEDHSVPLVTVNVWYHVGSGREKPGRTGFAHLFEHLMFEGSAHVKEGEFDTLLEAAGGSNNGSTNGDRTNYWIDAPSNAVEVALFLESDRMGWLLDVMSPERVNGQRDVVKNERRQSYENQPYGLASIVLDEMLFPKAHPYHWPTIGYMDDLTAASHEDVVDFFQKYYPPNNASLVLAGDIDAARARAFAEKWFGEIKPRDPVPPLDVPPAFLTSIQKRTLTDRVQLPRLYLAWVTPAQYRPGDAALDIVSQVLAGGKNSRLYRRLVYDLQIAQDVTAFQASAALASTYQIVVTARLDRKDGRTVTPQAAIEDVHRIIDEELDRLRAEPPAEREMERALNQVEASFLDGMEAVGGFGGKADRLNAYYFATGNPDYFNEDLARYRALAPGDIRAAVTRFLPKERRVELTVLPETQK
- a CDS encoding insulinase family protein encodes the protein MRTLAIVLCLILPAPAAAQQADRSRPPALGPAPPVTPPAIQRRALSNGLRVWIVEHHEVPVVQVDLIVRSGSAADPSGKFGLASLTAAMLDEGAGARDALQLADAIDHLGASLSAGISVDASSVRLHVPVARLNDALPIMADVALRPTFPQRELDRLRNERLTDLQQGRDDPGEIVRAAFPLVVFGPQHRYGTGGVGTTVTLKSFTADDLRAFHAAHFRPSNGVLIVVGDVTADAVLPLFEQAFGSWASAGAASTAAAVTAPPQLRARRVVIVDKPESAQSQVRIGWVGAPRSSPDFYILQVMNTILGGSFTSRLNQNLREQHGYAYGAGSGFDMRRVSGLFFAGAGVQTDKTAESLTEFFNELNGMLKPIPAEEVTKAKNYLALSYPRDFETTRDIAAQLATSFVYDLPEDFFNTYVQKIQAVTPEQVQAAAKTYVQPGKFVVVVVGDRKAIEAPVKALNLGPVTFMRVEEALR
- a CDS encoding S9 family peptidase, translated to MTIGFSPDGSRLAFANVRERGIELWIAEVKTAQARAATAPALNAALDTPCEWLDSNTELLCTFVPAGRSAEPAEPAVPAGPNVQEHSGKAAPVATYEDLNKTPHDDDLFDHYATSQVEFVDAITGRRVPVGTPGLVDSFSASPDGRFVLLATLQRPFSRLLPASGYPKHIVILDRAGKTVRQLADLPAAEHVPILGVLTGPRGYRWNRAEPATAVWIEALDEGDPRNQVPFRDRIVALRAPFTGEPAEMMKTEYRFRRIAWTERGVAIVSEYDRPKRRTRTWLIDAPGAEARKLWDRSDEDRYGDPGLPLTVTGTTPSPFGGGGDGLVMQRGDSIFLRGDGASKDGDRPFLDRLDLKTLATERIHRSDEKSYEYVAHVLSDDAKTLLTRYETRTNPPNYLVRDLRAGTARALTAFKDPHPQITTALANREFVTYERKDGVTLSGTIYLPTNYQKSARVPMYVWAYPREFADPGAASQVVGSPNRFTAVSGASHLLMLTQGYAIFDGPTMPIVGTGETANDTYVDQLVASAQAAVDKAVDMGIADRDRIGVGGHSYGAFMTANLLAHSDIFRAGTARSGAYNRTLTPFGFQNERRTFWEVPQVYSKMSPFFYADKINEPILLIHGEIDDNSGTFPIQSERLFMALKGHGATVRYVTLPYEAHGYAARESILHTVAEMLNWLETYVKNGVKAKGKS